In one Phalacrocorax carbo chromosome 16, bPhaCar2.1, whole genome shotgun sequence genomic region, the following are encoded:
- the CYGB gene encoding cytoglobin isoform X3, whose amino-acid sequence MEKVQGEMEIERWERSEEISDAEKKIIQETWSRVYANCEDIGVSILIRFFVNFPSAKQYFSQFKHMEDPLEMERSLQLRKHARRVMGAINTVVENLNDSEKVSSVLALVGKAHALKHKVEPVYFKKLTGVMLEVIAEEYPNDFTPEVHGAWTKMKTLICTHVTAAYKEVGWAQYPTATL is encoded by the exons ATGGAGAAAGTCCAGGGAGAAATGGAGATTGAGAGATGGGAAAGAAGTGAAGAGATTTCAGAcgcagaaaaaaagattattcaaGAGACATGGAGCAGAGTATATGCAAACTGCGAGGACATCGGGGTCTCCATACTcatcag GTTTTTTGTCAACTTCCCCTCAGCCAAGCAGTACTTCAGCCAGTTCAAGCACATGGAGGACCCGCTGGAGATGGAGAGGAGCTTGCAGCTGCGTAAGCATGCTCGGCGGGTCATGGGTGCCATTAACACTGTGGTGGAGAACCTCAATGACTCCGAAAAGGTCTCCTCTGTTCTGGCCCTGGTGGGCAAGGCCCATGCCCTCAAGCACAAAGTGGAGCCTGTCTACTTTAAG AAACTCACTGGTGTCATGCTGGAGGTCATTGCTGAAGAATACCCCAATGACTTCACCCCGGAGGTGCACGGTGCCTGGACCAAGATGAAGACCCTCATCTGCACCCACGTGACAGCGGCGTACAAGGAGGTGGGCTGGGCGCAGTACCCCACCGCCACCCTGTGA